TTTCAAActcaaaaaacaacaattataaggtgaaaatataaaagaacAGGAAACATCATCATTGTCCAACACACGAACATACTtttaacaaagtaaaaaaaactctAGATAACCTCACATTCATCATTCTACTCATTTTCATAGAGATGACAATACAATAGAAAGCAGTGAAAACATGATTTTAGATACGTGGTCTGTTAAAAACACACTACTTGGAGGATATAAGAAAACACAAATTTACTACATGTTCAGACATGAAAAGACAATTGCAAAAATGGGGCTATGCATCAAAACAAGTAATAAATGTACTAATATATGAAGTTTGGTGGCAAAAACTTgtataaatttataaagtttGCTCACATGAGCTTAAGTCAATAAACCAACTAAAAAAACTACCACAATTTTGACAAAAGAATATCACCGAGAATTGCAATAAACAGAAACTAGTagcattaaaattaaaacacatACCGTGTTCTGGCCTAAAGGAGCTCTAAGAGCCAGCTGATCAAAGGTGAGACACTCCCCACCAGCCTTCTCAATTCTTGCTCTGGCAGTTTCTGTGAACCTTAGAGCAGTTACCTTTATTGCAGGTACTTCATAAACCCTAATGTCATCTGTCACCGCACCAACAACTACAGCAATCTTACCCTCCTATtgcaacaaaaagaaaacactCAGTAAACATACAATTATGATTATTTCTAAAACTAATTTCAAACTTCAAATATCATGTCAATTGTTAAGGGCATTGTTTGGATTATATCATTTGAATAACTTATTAAAACAGCTTATAACATGGCCCCGTTAGATTGGcttatttttttagcttatcccaaacagcttatacaataaataagcttttattttaattcataagttctcactAACGAAAATTATATCTTCATAAGCTGCTTTTTCATAAACTAATTTCACAAGCTTATAAATagtacataaaagcttatttatttgcataagctcaaaattaaGTCGATCCAAACGGATCCTATGTCTATAATGCACTTGCATCTTATCTTCAGAAATATCAATTATTACTTacaaaaaattaactttattttatcgtTTGCTAAGAAATAGCTTTTACATAAACACTAAAATGATATACACATAATTAAGCTATTAATCCAAACAGGGCCTAAGAATTAATATACCTTTCCCTTGGTGTAACGAATCAACCTAGAAAGTGATAGTGGTGGCTTGTTCACTTTGCTCATGAAAAGACGCTTGAGGATAACCTTATTGAAACTACTCTCAGTCCTCCGAACAAGGAAACGGTAAAGCTGAAAATACAAATCAAACAACGAAATCGATTCAAATACAAATCCATTATTCAAAATCACAATAAcgaatgtaataataataaaaataataagagtatAAAAAATGGTACCTTAACGAGAAGCTTGAGGTAGATATCATTGGATTTGGGTGCGTTTCGTTTGGTCTTCTTGGACTTACCTCCTGCCTTCAAATCGATACCCTGAAATGCGATAGAAAAACGAAGTGAGATTTAGAGATGAAGGAGTTGGAAGAAATCGTGGTGGCGTTGGAGATgattgattgatgaacataccATGGTGGATGGAGCTTGTTGCTGCTGCCGAAGGAGTGAAAGGGGGCTAGGGTTTTGTTTAGGGTTAAATGGGTTTATTTATTTGGATTTCTTTGCTACCATTGAGAACCCGAGTCATCTTGGATCGCAATCATGACCCGTTTTgtgtataatattataaaacgACCCGGATTActtaagactttttttttttacggacgTTTTACTCAAGACTTGTTCAAttataattaaacaaaaaaataaaattgttcattGTAAAATAAAACATGCCGATATTGGAATTGAGATTCAAATTCCGAAcattcaaataaataatgatactatataaatatgtattttttatttcatgtaATGTATGTTGATGATTCTGGGTCATTACACTCATTTTAGAGTATTTCAAAATAGTTTAGTGAGAAGTTGTCATATTTTCATCATAGTGTAGGAGGAATTACATACAATTAGACGTTGCTTGtaagaaaataacaaatattgGTTGTTTTGACTTATAAATGTGTGGGGCTCTTTTTAGAAGTAGAAGTTCTATTTGATTATGTTGTTTAGGCATGGGGCGCATTAGTCCgtgcacaattttttttccattcacGAGTTGACACGTCATTAAATAGAGATTTTAGTAACAAGGTTGGGGTTCTGAATTCTGTGTCGTGCGCTTCAGTTTCTGTCTTTGATgctgttgtttttgttttatgtttctGATGTATGCTTGTTCTTGTGTTTTTTGctagttttttgtgtttttgatgTACATATCTTGTAACCATActccctcaaaacatgcattgTGTTTATACTTATCATTTTGCTGCtccaatttattattatttttaaattaaacacaataaaTATGTAGTTATTCTATCCTTATGAATTTAGTAAAGAGTCTGCTATGTAACAAAATGAGTGATCAACGATTAAACAACCGTCTTGTAACTCTTATAGAAAGCGGTGTTCTTGCAACAATTGACAATGATGTCATTTAGCTCATTCTCAACAAAATGGATGGTAGACGATTTTCATTGTAAATGTATTGTGTTTCAACATGGTTTGCTTGATTGGCGTGGTTGTTAAAGCTTGCTGGTTCTATGTTGATTATGTTGGAAATGGAATGAGATGATGTTATATTATTATGATATAGGAGTCCAATTTTGCTTGTTTTAGTGGCCTTTATAGTTTAAAGGTGTCTTTCTCTCTGCTATTAGTTTGAACGGGTGTATCAAGAACCTTATGCCTTAATTAATACATTATCTTTTTCATGCtcattgtttctttatttttatatttttttattacacaTTCTTTAAGATTTTAGCCACACCAAATTTTCATGTTTGGATCCATCCCTGCTTAGTTCCCTAACGGTGTGTTTGGGTCCCACAACTGTTCAATTCTTCACATATATGCGGAGAAATAGCAAAGAAATGGCTCACATTATGTTATACagtaaataccctttattttctCATAGATAAGTAACCGCTTCAATGAGAGTCACCAATCCATAGCCTATAGTAGAATTTCTCCCTATTTAATTAATCCTCCAAATTAGTAAAGGTCATCAAAGTCTGAatgtgataaaaagaaaaattcaaagtCTTAATGGTAACAAAAATTTACTAATCTTTTGgtatttcttttctcttcaaGTCTGAATGGGGGTatgatattttcttttattaattaataataaagtgctaaaataatagtaatctcacaataatttaattaaattaaaacaagtggttaaattaattaattaactgaATTTAAATAAgagttaaattaattttgatggaaATATTATTTAACATAGGGGTATTAttgtacttttaaaaaataacaacattTCTCTCTTCTCCCTTATGATGTGTCCGAAAATTACTTGTACggcaattcaattcaattcaactcAATTAGATTTCTCATATAAATCCCTAAATTTCCTCCACCTGCCACGGCTACTCCGACGATGAACCCTTCGAAACTTCCGCGCCGGAAAGTTACTCAGGCAAACGGCGATGACTCCGGAGACAAACTCGACCAGCTTCTTCTATCATCCGCTATATGCAACAACGAAGACTTAGGCTCCTTCGTCCGCAAAGCTTTCGCTTCCGGCAAACCAGAAACTCTCCAACATCACCTCAAACACTTCGCTCGCTCCAAAGAATCGGAGATCGAAGAAGTCTGTAAAGCACACTACCAAGACTTCATCCTCGCCGTCGATGATCTCCGATCGCTTCTCTCCGACGTTGAATCTCTCAAGTCATCACTCTCCGATTCAAATTCAAAACTCCAGTCCGTTGCTCGTCCGCTTCTCACCTCTCTCGATTCCTTCGTCGAAGCACGAAACGTTTCGAAAAACGTTAATCTCGCAATCGATTCAGTTGAAGCGTGTGTTCAGTTAATGGAAGTTTGTTCACGCGCTAACAGTTATCTCTCCGAGGACAAATTCTACATGGCGTTGAAGTGTGTTGATGCAATCGAGAGAAATTACTTGGATAAAACGCAGTCGTCGAAGTTGAAGAAGATTCTTGAGAAGAAGATTCCAGAGATTCGTTCTTACATAGAGAGAAAAGTGAACAAAGAGTTCGGTGATTGGTTAGTTAAGATCCGTGTTGTGAGTCGTAATTTAGGTCAATTGGCAATTGGTCAAGCTTCATCAGCGAGACAGAGAGAAGAAGATCTTAGAATCAAACAGCGTCAAGCGGAGGAACAGAGTAGACTCAGTGTTAGGGATTGTATTTATGCtttggaggaagaagatgaagatggaaTCGTTGCTGGGATCGGAGATGACGGTAACAgtaatggtggtggtggtggaggtttGGGATTTGATTTGACTCCGTTGTATAGAGCTTACCATATTCACCAAACGTTAGGATTAGAGGATGGATTTAAGCAATATTATTTTGAGAATAGGAAACTTCAGTTGACTTCGGATTTCCAGGTATCGTCTATGACGCCTTTTCTTGAATCTCATCAAACGTTCTTTGCACAGATTGCAGGTTTTTTTGTGGTGGAGGATCGTGTGTTGAGAACCGGTGGTGGTTTGATATCGAAAATGGAAGTTGAGAATTTATGGGAAATTGCTGTTAGCAAAATGTGTTCTGTGTTGGAGGATCAATTTTCTAGAATGCAAACTGCTAATCATCTTTTGTTGATTAAGGATTATGTGAGTTTATTAGGAGTAACATTGCGTAGATTTGGTTACCCGATAGATGCCTTGCTTGATGTTTTAAGCAAACATAGGGATAAGTATCATGAATTGCTCTTGTCAGATTGTAGGAAGCAGATAGCTGAGGCTATAGGTGGTGATAAATTTGAGCAGATGTATATGAAGAAAGAGTATGAGTATTCTATGAATGTGCTTTCTTTTCAGATTCAGACAACGGATATTATACCTGCTTTTCCTTACGTGGCACCGTTTTCGTCCACGGTGCCTGATTGTTGTCGTATTGTGCGGTCATTTATTGAGGATTCTGTTAGTTTCATGTCATATGGTGGGCAGCTTGAGTTCTATGATGTTGTTAAGAAATATTTAGATAAGCTTTTGAGTGAGGTTTTAGATGAATCTTTGTTAAAGCTTATTAATACCTCGGTTAGTGGTGTCTCCCAGGCAATGCAAATGGCAGCAAATATGGCTGTTATGGAGCGTGCGTGTGATTTTTTCTTTCGCCACGCGGCACAGCTTTCAGGGGTTCCTTTGAGAATGGTGGAGAGAAGCCGGAGGCAGTTTCCTCTGAGGAAAGCCCGTGATGCTGCGGAAGAGACGCTGTCAGGGCTGCTCAAAGCCAAAGTTGATGGATTTATGACATTGATTGAGAATGTAAATTGGATGACCGATGATCCGCCTCAAGATGGAAATGAATATGTAAATGAGGTCATAATGTATTTGGAAACTGTGGTTTCGACTACTGCATCACAGATATTGCCAACTCAAGTTCTTAAAAGAGTTTT
This genomic interval from Trifolium pratense cultivar HEN17-A07 linkage group LG6, ARS_RC_1.1, whole genome shotgun sequence contains the following:
- the LOC123891161 gene encoding 60S ribosomal protein L18, yielding MGIDLKAGGKSKKTKRNAPKSNDIYLKLLVKLYRFLVRRTESSFNKVILKRLFMSKVNKPPLSLSRLIRYTKGKEGKIAVVVGAVTDDIRVYEVPAIKVTALRFTETARARIEKAGGECLTFDQLALRAPLGQNTVLLRGPKNAREAVKHFGRAPGVPHSHTKPYVRSRGRKFEKARGKRKSRGFRV
- the LOC123891162 gene encoding exocyst complex component SEC15B, which encodes MNPSKLPRRKVTQANGDDSGDKLDQLLLSSAICNNEDLGSFVRKAFASGKPETLQHHLKHFARSKESEIEEVCKAHYQDFILAVDDLRSLLSDVESLKSSLSDSNSKLQSVARPLLTSLDSFVEARNVSKNVNLAIDSVEACVQLMEVCSRANSYLSEDKFYMALKCVDAIERNYLDKTQSSKLKKILEKKIPEIRSYIERKVNKEFGDWLVKIRVVSRNLGQLAIGQASSARQREEDLRIKQRQAEEQSRLSVRDCIYALEEEDEDGIVAGIGDDGNSNGGGGGGLGFDLTPLYRAYHIHQTLGLEDGFKQYYFENRKLQLTSDFQVSSMTPFLESHQTFFAQIAGFFVVEDRVLRTGGGLISKMEVENLWEIAVSKMCSVLEDQFSRMQTANHLLLIKDYVSLLGVTLRRFGYPIDALLDVLSKHRDKYHELLLSDCRKQIAEAIGGDKFEQMYMKKEYEYSMNVLSFQIQTTDIIPAFPYVAPFSSTVPDCCRIVRSFIEDSVSFMSYGGQLEFYDVVKKYLDKLLSEVLDESLLKLINTSVSGVSQAMQMAANMAVMERACDFFFRHAAQLSGVPLRMVERSRRQFPLRKARDAAEETLSGLLKAKVDGFMTLIENVNWMTDDPPQDGNEYVNEVIMYLETVVSTTASQILPTQVLKRVLLDVISHISEMIVGTLVSDSVKRFSVNAITGIDTDIKLLESFAESQGTHLSDGDANQLKLALAESRQMVNLLVSNHPENFLNPVIRERSYNALDHKKVVIVSEKLKDPSDRLFGTFGSRGSRQNPKKKSLDTLIKRLRDVS